Proteins co-encoded in one Gemmatimonas sp. UBA7669 genomic window:
- a CDS encoding SulP family inorganic anion transporter: MFAYWKEDLPASLVVFLVALPLCLGIALASGAPLLSGVIAGVVGGIVVGLASGSHLMVSGPAAGLTAIVISGIAQVGGFPQFLPAVVIGGVIQMLLGVARAGVIGYYFPSAVIKGMLAAIGLTLILKQLPHAVGYDEDYEGDFSFISPSGENTFGAIGSAFNDIQIGAVLVSLVGVALMIIWPKTPLKKIKLLPAPLAAVVVGVAINEVLRLVSPDLAIRGTHLVSLPSEGLDNLLSQVARPDWSALGNQSVWVLAVTIGIVASLESLLSLEATNKLDPWKREAPANRELFAQGLGNMTSGLLGGLPVTGVIVRSSANIDAGARTRLSGIVHGVMLLVATLALASMLNRIPLAALAGVLLVTGFKLTTPALWKNAWDHGWSQFIPFAVTIVAILFTDLLKGIGIGLVVGIVFILVEHMRRPALTRISPPGAILTRYVLPDQVTFLSKASISRELESFTSGMRVEIDGRRTTRYDQDVLEILNEFRETAKGRNIDYRLVGVPESDITPLH, from the coding sequence ATGTTTGCGTATTGGAAGGAAGACTTGCCGGCGTCGCTGGTCGTCTTCCTGGTGGCTCTGCCACTTTGCCTTGGGATTGCGTTGGCGTCTGGCGCTCCCTTGTTGTCAGGGGTCATCGCCGGTGTCGTGGGTGGCATTGTGGTGGGCCTGGCCTCGGGCTCGCACCTTATGGTCAGCGGGCCGGCTGCCGGTCTCACCGCCATCGTCATTTCCGGCATTGCGCAGGTCGGCGGATTCCCGCAGTTCCTGCCCGCGGTGGTCATCGGCGGTGTCATTCAGATGCTGCTCGGCGTCGCCCGTGCAGGCGTGATCGGCTACTACTTTCCGTCCGCCGTCATCAAGGGCATGCTGGCCGCCATCGGCCTCACGCTCATCCTCAAGCAGTTGCCGCACGCTGTGGGTTACGACGAAGACTACGAGGGCGATTTCTCGTTCATTAGCCCGTCGGGCGAGAACACCTTCGGAGCCATCGGCTCGGCGTTCAACGACATTCAGATCGGTGCGGTGCTGGTGTCGCTGGTTGGCGTGGCGCTCATGATCATCTGGCCCAAGACGCCACTCAAGAAGATCAAGCTTCTGCCCGCGCCGCTGGCTGCGGTGGTGGTTGGGGTGGCCATCAACGAAGTGCTGCGCCTCGTGAGTCCTGATCTGGCCATTCGCGGCACGCACCTCGTGTCGCTGCCCAGTGAAGGCCTCGACAATCTGCTGTCACAGGTGGCGCGTCCCGACTGGAGCGCGCTGGGCAACCAGAGTGTGTGGGTGCTGGCGGTAACCATTGGTATCGTCGCCAGCCTGGAATCGCTGCTCAGTCTCGAAGCCACCAACAAGCTCGACCCGTGGAAGCGCGAAGCGCCGGCCAATCGCGAACTGTTCGCGCAGGGCCTTGGCAACATGACCTCCGGTCTGCTGGGCGGCCTGCCCGTCACCGGCGTCATTGTCCGCTCGTCAGCCAACATCGACGCGGGAGCGCGCACGCGTCTGTCAGGCATCGTGCACGGGGTCATGCTGCTGGTGGCCACACTGGCGTTGGCGTCGATGCTCAATCGCATTCCGCTGGCTGCGCTCGCCGGCGTGCTGCTGGTGACGGGCTTCAAGCTTACGACGCCGGCGCTGTGGAAGAACGCATGGGATCATGGGTGGTCCCAATTCATACCGTTTGCTGTCACCATCGTCGCCATTCTGTTCACCGACCTGCTCAAGGGCATCGGCATCGGTCTCGTGGTGGGCATCGTGTTCATTCTGGTGGAGCACATGCGCCGCCCGGCGCTCACCAGGATCAGTCCGCCCGGCGCCATTCTCACCCGCTACGTATTGCCTGACCAGGTCACCTTCCTGAGCAAGGCCAGCATCTCGCGCGAGCTCGAGTCCTTCACGTCGGGCATGCGGGTGGAAATCGACGGCCGTCGCACCACGCGCTACGATCAGGATGTACTCGAGATCCTCAACGAATTCCGGGAAACCGCCAAGGGGCGGAACATCGATTATCGTCTGGTCGGCGTGCCGGAATCCGACATCACGCCGCTGCACTAG
- a CDS encoding carbonic anhydrase — MEDYRRILQHNREWAAAMVAADPEYFKKRAAKQEPTFLYIGCADSRVPANVVTGTEPGEMFVHRNIANVVLPSDLNAMCVLQYAVEVLDVKHVIVTGHYGCGGVKAAMGSGSHGLVDHWLQPIRNVVRWNQEELDQYPDEQSKFNRVVELNVLEQIYHLSETPIIQNAWAKGGRPHLHGFVYDMHTGLLREIATDVNSQKTADELATRRLSGVPAGPPPVAGKLQPPLQTPALEVGSGELADAIAKRVLDRLAAVGVPMKK, encoded by the coding sequence ATGGAAGACTATCGCCGCATACTGCAACACAACCGGGAGTGGGCCGCTGCCATGGTGGCCGCGGACCCGGAGTATTTCAAGAAGCGCGCCGCCAAACAGGAACCGACCTTCCTGTACATCGGCTGCGCCGACAGCCGTGTGCCTGCCAATGTTGTCACCGGCACCGAGCCCGGTGAGATGTTCGTGCACCGCAACATCGCGAACGTCGTGCTGCCGAGCGACCTCAACGCCATGTGCGTGCTGCAGTACGCCGTGGAAGTGCTCGACGTGAAGCACGTGATCGTCACGGGTCACTACGGCTGTGGCGGCGTGAAGGCGGCCATGGGCAGTGGGTCCCACGGCTTGGTCGATCACTGGCTGCAGCCCATTCGCAACGTGGTGCGCTGGAACCAGGAGGAACTGGACCAGTATCCGGATGAGCAGTCGAAGTTCAATCGCGTGGTGGAGCTCAACGTGCTCGAACAGATCTACCATCTGTCGGAGACGCCCATCATCCAGAACGCCTGGGCCAAGGGCGGTCGCCCGCACCTGCATGGTTTTGTGTACGACATGCACACGGGTCTGCTGCGCGAAATCGCTACCGACGTGAACAGCCAGAAGACTGCCGACGAGTTGGCCACGCGGCGCCTTTCCGGCGTGCCGGCCGGTCCGCCGCCGGTCGCGGGCAAGCTGCAGCCGCCGCTGCAGACGCCGGCCCTCGAGGTCGGATCGGGTGAGCTGGCCGATGCCATTGCCAAGCGTGTGCTCGATCGCCTCGCGGCGGTCGGCGTGCCCATGAAGAAGTAA